From Anaerohalosphaeraceae bacterium, one genomic window encodes:
- the nifS gene encoding cysteine desulfurase NifS gives MDPVIYMDNNATTKVDPAVVEEMLPYFEQWYGNPSSMHSFGGRVAKKIQQARERIASLLGCQPDEILFTSGGTESDNTAIHGTLAAYPRKRKIITTRVEHPAILSPCRHLEQHGYEIYELSVDRQGRLSLDELAEVLDDNTALVTIMYANNETGVIFPIEEIGALCRARGVPFHTDAVQAVGKIPLNLKDSTIDMLSLSGHKLHAPKGIGVLYIRRGVRLVPFILGGHQEAGRRGGTENVPGIIGLGKAAELAGAYMEDENTRVRALRDRLEAKILATCPDTMVNGDRQNRLPNTLNVSFEYVEGESILMMLNQYGICASSGSACTSGSLEPSHVMRAMGVPFTAAHGSVRFSLSRFNTQQEVDFVGEKIGPIIHRLRQLSPFVKTA, from the coding sequence ATGGACCCCGTTATTTATATGGATAACAACGCCACCACGAAGGTGGACCCAGCCGTTGTCGAGGAGATGCTGCCGTATTTTGAGCAATGGTACGGCAATCCCTCCAGCATGCACAGTTTCGGAGGCCGTGTGGCCAAGAAGATTCAGCAGGCCCGTGAACGGATTGCCTCGCTGCTCGGCTGCCAGCCCGATGAGATTCTTTTTACCAGCGGCGGCACCGAAAGCGACAATACGGCGATACACGGCACGCTGGCGGCCTATCCGCGCAAGCGAAAAATTATTACCACCCGCGTGGAACATCCGGCGATTTTAAGTCCCTGCCGGCATCTCGAACAGCACGGCTATGAGATTTATGAATTGTCCGTGGACCGACAGGGACGGCTGAGTCTGGATGAGCTGGCGGAGGTGCTCGATGACAATACAGCCCTGGTGACGATTATGTATGCCAACAATGAGACCGGTGTGATTTTCCCCATAGAGGAAATCGGGGCTCTTTGCCGCGCTCGAGGAGTTCCGTTTCACACCGATGCGGTTCAGGCCGTCGGGAAAATCCCGCTGAATCTGAAGGACAGCACGATTGATATGCTCAGTCTGTCCGGACATAAACTCCACGCTCCTAAGGGAATCGGCGTCCTTTATATCCGCCGCGGCGTTCGTCTGGTGCCTTTTATCCTGGGAGGGCATCAGGAAGCAGGCCGGCGGGGAGGGACGGAAAATGTGCCGGGCATCATCGGTCTGGGCAAGGCCGCCGAATTAGCCGGAGCCTATATGGAGGACGAGAATACACGGGTCCGGGCCCTTCGGGATCGCCTGGAGGCCAAAATTCTGGCGACGTGTCCGGATACGATGGTCAACGGCGACCGTCAGAATCGGCTCCCGAATACACTCAATGTGAGTTTCGAGTACGTGGAAGGCGAATCGATTTTGATGATGCTCAATCAGTACGGCATTTGTGCCAGTTCCGGCTCGGCCTGTACCTCCGGTTCTCTGGAGCCCTCTCATGTGATGCGGGCGATGGGGGTCCCCTTTACGGCGGCTCACGGCTCCGTACGGTTCAGTCTGAGCCGTTTCAACACCCAGCAGGAGGTCGATTTTGTCGGCGAGAAAATCGGGCCGATTATTCATCGCCTTCGCCAGTTAAGTCCTTTTGTCAAGACGGCTTAA